In Pseudothermotoga sp., a genomic segment contains:
- a CDS encoding HAD family hydrolase, whose protein sequence is MKALLLDYGGTLALIDEDRFMENYFFMLNVFLVERYKVALDQADLLDCIVHITKCADGFTNNYERLLKCLSSKVEKVDWREAFEDFYAGGEFDELASLVKPNQKVVESAKKARRFGLYTVLAMNPIFPKIAVEKQLNWIGLDATNFDHISFMENSHYCKPDPRYYLEICKVLSIEPKDCLMVGNDDFLDGSCVSIGMKYKPVELFSQDGKKDPREWFFD, encoded by the coding sequence ATGAAAGCTCTGCTGCTAGATTATGGTGGAACGCTTGCACTCATTGATGAAGATCGATTCATGGAGAATTATTTTTTCATGCTGAACGTTTTTCTCGTTGAGAGGTACAAAGTGGCTTTAGACCAAGCTGATCTTTTAGATTGCATAGTACATATAACGAAGTGTGCCGATGGGTTCACAAATAATTATGAAAGGCTTCTCAAGTGTTTATCGAGCAAGGTTGAGAAGGTGGATTGGAGAGAAGCTTTTGAAGATTTCTATGCCGGCGGTGAATTCGATGAGCTCGCAAGTTTGGTTAAGCCGAATCAAAAGGTCGTAGAGTCTGCCAAAAAAGCCAGGAGATTTGGTTTATATACAGTGTTAGCAATGAATCCTATCTTTCCGAAAATAGCTGTAGAAAAGCAGTTGAACTGGATTGGCTTGGATGCCACAAATTTTGATCACATCAGTTTCATGGAGAACTCGCACTATTGCAAACCCGATCCGAGGTATTACTTAGAGATTTGCAAGGTCTTATCTATAGAGCCGAAGGATTGTTTGATGGTTGGCAACGACGATTTTCTCGATGGATCTTGTGTTAGCATTGGCATGAAATATAAACCAGTTGAGCTCTTCTCTCAAGATGGTAAAAAAGATCCACGTGAGTGGTTTTTTGATTGA